The Thunnus thynnus chromosome 1, fThuThy2.1, whole genome shotgun sequence nucleotide sequence GTAGCTACAGTACTTGAGTTAATGTTATTCCACTGCTTAAAATATCTTTTGAAGTTTCTGTGGCTGTTAAGTTAAATGCAGATTGGACCTGTTATGAGCTCAGTGGTTTCCGCCAGGGCTTTTTTGAAACGTcgtaataatttcattttagatgatgatgatatcataaattcatattttttgaatTATTGTACCTCTAAAGTTGGTCCTGAATTGAAAGCAAAATTAGAattacaaacacattcaaacagaCATGAGGAAGTTGCTGCCTCACTTGAACctctgtacatttttttcacacaggGAAGTGAAACCCATCTCCGGCCACAGAGAAATAACCTGTCTTGGCCAGTAGCAGCTGCTTCAACAGCTCGccactctgtctctgtcccttTCATGAGAACTCAAAGGGTCTTCAGGAATTACTGCTGACAACAGGTCTTTGTCAGGAAGGAGAGTTTATGGTTTAGAAATGGGGTTTGGGGAGGACCTGCGATGCCCTCAGGCACATGCAGCTGTCATGCGGTTGCTGGATTCAGAGCTTCACCTGATGGAGGTCATGAAGAAGTGGATGGGTCAGCGGGCAAAGAGTGAGCGGGAGTTTTCAGTGCAGCTGCACCACATGGCTGCCATGGTGGAGAAGCTGGACCGGCCTCAGCCCGGTGCAGGACTGGACTACATCAGCCAGCTCAACAAGGTGAGCTCTTAGACAGGTTGATCATCAactgagcagcagctgtgtgaaaACCATTTCAAAGTGCAGGATGTGTGAATTCAGCTTATTTAATATTAGTTTTCAAAATTCAGGTGAGgtacaaaatattaataaataacataaaataactgtttgaactatttaaatatttgagTGGCCCTCTAAAATAAATTGTTCTCCACTCACCTAGGTTTCTTTCTACTTCAGTATTTATGCAACAGAGTTTGAAATATCTGAAAGTGACTCATGTATATGTGGTCATCCTGGGGAAAAATACTTCCTCAATTAGAGTTTAGCTTGTTTTTATGCTCTCAacacaaatgtgtttcattttcataaaaatcacaaataaattCTGAACCTGAAACAGAACATGATtgaaaaaaagatcaatataCTCTAAACAACAGGTCCAGAGACGGCTTAACAGTCATTGTGTGCATTTAGGTGCAAAGTACAAAATACGTTGTATGTGACTGGCCTAAACTATCCTAAAGTAAAAGTGtaaatgtttgcttttcttaatttttgtGAGGGACTCATACCATTAGGAGATTTCTGGTTTTTGATCACCGTTTTGTATTTATGCTGCTCTACTGATAACCTTCTGGTAGACAATCTTTACTGGCTCATCTACCCATATATTGTCTGTCtatatatacagacagacaactgaaactgaaagctacttttaatagtttaaaactatttaaatatattcatcTGCATGAATGGTGCAAAACTTCAAGGACTATTTCAATTTCTCATTTTGCTGTTGTGCCAGCTGTTGGCAAAATGCCATTATGTTTTGTAAGATTGTTCAAAACAAACTTTGTGTCATCTGCAGTTGGTCATACACGCACCAAATTTGACATACCGCAAATTTGGTTACAATAGGACATGTCTATGACTTTGGCAGCcatttaaaggaaaacatgacatgacagcAAATATGAGTTGTCCTGGAGTATTCCAAATATAGAGTATAATCTACCAAGTACTGCAAAGATTGGATGAAATTAGTAGTGTTGAAAAAGAGGGTCATTTTGTAGGAAATGGGTAGTAAAAGCAAAACTTTTAATTTCTCTCAGTTCAGACGTTATGAGCAAAAAAGGGAAGTGTGTTATACATGGGCACATAGCCTGACTTCACACTAAATGTTTGGGAAGTTATTGAGTAGTTTTTGAGATAAAAATCAGACAAGTGGATGTGGATCCAAATGCAGATAAACAAGACTGAGTCTACAGTACATGCTGAACCATGGATATACTACAgcaatgctctctctctctgatgatttccatttattgattttttcctgtttctctgaCCTTTGCCTGCCTGTCAGTCGTGGGAAGTGCTGGTCTCTCAGACAGACTTTCTCAGTCAGGTGATGAAGAAGCACTCTGAGGATCTGCTGGATGGTCCCATCAGCAAGCTGACACTCCTCATCAGAGACAAACAGCAGCTCCGCAAAACCTACGCAGAGCAGTGGAACCTGCTGAGACAGGAACTCAGTAAGGTGTGACTAAAACACACGCAAACGCACACAGAAACTCGAGTAAACCTTTACCTTCTTACAAACAACCACAATCATGTCAACAGGCAGATGCACCATCTTTGTATAGTAAGATGTGTTAAGACATAGATGTTGAACTAatcatcatgtttgtgttttcactgctcTATTAATAACCTTCTGGTTGACGTTTTTTTACCTGCTCGTCTACCATGTATATAAATTCAAGTTTGTTTGTGGagcaaagggaaaaaaaagaaacacagacagacaacacaaacacaaaggcaaACTAAAAGCTAAATTAAATATGAGTATTTTAGGTTTACTCTTAAAGGACAACAGTTATCACACACTTTTactcttttatttctttgcatttttaagCAGTGATATACTTGAAAACTTCATGAAGATAtacttcatttgttttgtgaccACTTTCAAAATAGCACAATGagaaggggtttttttttgtacaaagtTCAAAGTTGATTTCCACTATcaccatgtttatttttcttgatgGTATTTTTATGTGTACAAAAAGAGGACTAATCATAGTACTAGAATACTTTTATGACAAGATTCTTATGAGAAAGCAGAGGCTGTCGCTTTAAAATCCATTTGCAGATTTTATAAATAGACGGCAGTCAAATGAAATGAGATTCAATAGACTGGAAAGATGGTGTGCAAATGCATTTTGATGCTATCTCAAACTGGTGGCCGCACCGCACTGTTTCTTATTACCCAATTCAAGCAAAtgatgtgttcatttgtgttcattttcagCGATCCATACGGGGTcgcagtttgtttgttttaattttcttaCTGTGCTGTGCAGACAAAGCTCAGAGTagttttgtgtgcatgtgtaagtACAATAGATAGAATTGATTTTGTGATTGAAACTGAGCAACAGAGATACTATCAGGTGAGGTTTTGAAGCACTGCCACCAGCAGCACAGCAAAGGTCAGATCATTTCCTCATGTTTTCTCTCATGTTCATCTGCAGTGAAACATTATGGGGCCACTTCCTGTGTCATATGAATCTCACTGTCTTTTGTGTGCTTTTGACCACATAGATTTTGAATCACACCCATCCTTTCATTGTAGATGTCTTTTCCTGTGGTATGTGTGCTGTTAAAGATGCTTTGTGTGCTGCTGCAGGTGACTCAGACTGAGCTGGAGAGGTTGAAGAATAGCTACAGGCAGGCAGTGAAAGATGCAACTCAGGCTAAGAGGAAGTTCCAAGAGGCCAATAAAGGTAGGGATTCCCGGTATCACTCACTTCTCTGAATGGTTACTTTCATACTGATGGCACAGTCTGGCtggttttttaaatgtattgcaCACATCTGATAAGAGTATTTCCATCATGACAAAGTGTGTCTTCCCCTTCCTGTattgtgcgtatgtgtgttcACAGATAAAGAGCGTGAGAAGGCTAAAGAGCGGTACATAAAGGCTTCCCTGAAACTCCATGAGCTGCATAATGAGTATGTGCTGTCTGTACGAGCAGCTCAAGTTTACCATCAGCACCACTACAGTCTGATCCAGCCTGCCCTGCTCAACGCGCTGCAGACTCTGCAGCAGGAGATGGTGCTCATATTGTAAGATCAAATATACTGCAGAGTGTAGTGACGTCTGTGcacatgcatgcgtgtgtgtgtgtgtgaatgacaaACATGATTTCAATCTATTCACTTACCTTAAGTGCATATTTTACTAAATTATACCACAGTTAGTGATGATATGTTTTGCAGATTAATTATAAATCTTTAAACTCTCCATTGCTACCACTTTTCAAGCATTTCCCACAAATTACACTAAGTGTTTTCTAACTTCCGGGCAGCCATTTGTATTAATTAACACTAGAACAATatcaacttgcagagacttgaCATTTTCTTGAGATAGTTCATGCATGTCAGTGAACATtctgctgtatttatttttttcatcacaagTTAGGTTAATGATCATGTGATTGAGAGAAGCAGCTGTTCTTACAGCTTGTCCTTGTTTGTGTACTCGAGAAAACTtgtacaaacatttacaaaaacttTCAAGAAATATAAGGCaagaaaatcaaaccaaaaaaatagAAGTAATaaggaaaacaatgaaaaaggtCTTTATTCAGTAGTTTCATGcaataaaacacagtatatgTGGTTTGATTTTGGCTAAAAATGTCACTGAGGAGTCCAGCGTCTGTGTATCTCGTCTGTCTAATTCTCGTTTCATCTTAACTCCCTGACCTCTGAACCAGAAAGGAGATCCTGCAGGAGTATTTCGATATTTCCACTCTCCTCCATCATGAGGTGGTGCGCATCCACAGAGAGATGTCTTCTGCTCTAACGGCCATCGATCCTCACAAAGAGTATGAGAGCTTCATCCACCAGAACAGGTAGACAGAGACAAACCTTTCCCCCTCAGAGGTCAACCACTCAGTCATGAAAACCCAGAGTGATAACTgtatgaactgtgtgtgtgtgtgtgtgtgtgtgtgtgtgtgtgtgtgtgtgtgtgtgtaggtctgTGAGTGAGATTCCTGCCTGTGCAGAATTTGATTGTAGTCTTCTGGAGGACACTGAGAGACTAAATCCCCGAGATATTGAACTAAACGACCTCACACTTGAGACAATCCAGCACAAGTGAGAACTAACAATGCAGTATCATCCATATGACTAAACACCAATTTCCTTTTTAATGTCTCAACTACTTCCTTCTCCTTGTCTTTCTTACCCCTCCCCTGTTCTTTTTACCTCTTATTTCCTCTGGGTGTTTTGCATCAAttacttcctctctctctgtccgcTTCTCGCAGGCTGACCACGGTAGAGGAGGAGCTACTGGGTCTGGCTCGGACTCTTGGCTCCCAGCAGACATCAGTTGAGCAGTTGGAGCTCGAGCTGGATGCAGAGAGGGAAGGTGTCAGGAAGGGCCAGAGGTGAGCGGACAACAGACACTGGCCAAAATCAATGATTCTCTGATGTTGTATACAGAGGTTAAAGAAGTGAAAGCACAGAGCCTTTGGTAGCTGTGAAAACAAATTACTGAAGTTTGCTCCTTCACTTCGGGAGAGTTCAGTCTGCTCTTGGCTGGGCAACAGCTAATAACCAGTGTGGTCTCAGGGGGCAGTGAGTGCCTTATATGAATTATAATACAGCAGTATGGACCAGAGTTATGGAGCTCTATCCCCTCATTTGTCTTGGTTGATGAGGCTGTCTGAAGGTGTTAGAGGTTTAAAGTCCCATGGGAGTGATGGAGTCATTAACAAGCTCCTGGAGGACAGCTggaaataatgtgtttatttgcaaaaaGTTGACAACTTTTAAGGGCAGCACATATGGTGGTGGCGAGGGGAGAGGAGGTTAAACTGCCCTTTGGTCAGCATTATTGAGAAACGTTTTGTAAATAATGTGACCTCTTGTGGTTTACCTGAGGAAACGTGAGCAAACTTGCCTCTCTGGCTCCTACGCTCCATCACTCTGAGATCATTGGAAAAGTGGTCACTGATGAAGCTGATCAGTTAATTGACTAATAATTTCAGCTccaatcaaattaccacaaactgCCTGCTGTTTGCACAGTGTATAGAGCGAGATATGGGTGGCCAATAGGGGTCCAACAGCCAATCTTTGCTCTGGGGCCCTCTAACAGGTTAATCCGGACATGCACTGGTCGTCATCATTCTTCTGAACCTTGTAATCAAGCCcctgctgcttttctcagaAGTTTTTTTCACCTCACTCACAGATGTCTTGAGTCATTTGAGGTTTACTGGTCTTACATGCTCAAAATCCAGCACCAGGGCTGACTAATCTGTCACTAGAGAAGAAGCCTTCTATTGATTGCGATTGTTAATGGGAACATCTGAAAACCCATTTTGAACAGATAGGCTTTTTATTGGCGTCTGTGTTGTCGTGTACTGTCTAATTAATTGAATTTCTTTATTGACTTGTGCAGCCCCTTGTGTTGTTTGCACTAAAAAGTTCTGATTAACCTTCCCTGATGTAATACCGCTCTCTCTGCTGATGTGTCCAGGGTCTACCAGTTCAGCAAGAGACATGCGCTGGAGGAGTGTCGGCAGCAGGTTATTCTGTCTCAGGGCATGAGAGCCAAGCTGGAGGCTCAGAGGTTGCTTCTGAAGGAGAAGCTAGACAAGCTGGGCTCCAGAGAACCTCCTTCTGctctgcagctggacacagataGCGTCTCACTTTCATCCAACACAAGCAATGTATGTTCTGTCTCTCAGACTCTCCCCTATCCTTGTCTCTTTCTAGCTCACAATCTAAAAACTGCATTAACCTCCAACTCAGACGATGCTTGTACTGAGCAGCATCCAGGTGTGACTGTGTGTCCTGCTGAAAAAGGATAGCCTGGCTCTCAGTGAAGTCTCCCTGGTAAacttaaaggggcactccaccaattttactcTTGAAGTTTAATTCATT carries:
- the fes gene encoding tyrosine-protein kinase Fes/Fps → MGFGEDLRCPQAHAAVMRLLDSELHLMEVMKKWMGQRAKSEREFSVQLHHMAAMVEKLDRPQPGAGLDYISQLNKSWEVLVSQTDFLSQVMKKHSEDLLDGPISKLTLLIRDKQQLRKTYAEQWNLLRQELSKVTQTELERLKNSYRQAVKDATQAKRKFQEANKDKEREKAKERYIKASLKLHELHNEYVLSVRAAQVYHQHHYSLIQPALLNALQTLQQEMVLILKEILQEYFDISTLLHHEVVRIHREMSSALTAIDPHKEYESFIHQNRSVSEIPACAEFDCSLLEDTERLNPRDIELNDLTLETIQHKLTTVEEELLGLARTLGSQQTSVEQLELELDAEREGVRKGQRVYQFSKRHALEECRQQVILSQGMRAKLEAQRLLLKEKLDKLGSREPPSALQLDTDSVSLSSNTSNDHMQAPSKLRMDGIINNLSGLFKPKCEVLPVLSSPVHDVDRPLGQQDWYHGAIPRPEVQQLLKNDGDFLVRKSQEKQGYVLSVQWGGSCKHFLIQSTDNLYRLDGEGFPSIPLLIHHLLSSRQHITKKSDIVLKNPVLKDKWVLEHDDIILGHFIGRGNFGEVYSGHLRSDNTPVAVKSCKESLAPEHKNKFLMEARILKQYDHPNIVKLIGVCTQKQPIYIIMELIQGGDFLSFLRHEGQSLTSKMLVKMTENVAAGMEYLERKKCIHRDLAARNCLVAEHNVVKISDFGMSRQQDDGVYSAEGGLRQIPVKWTAPEALNYGRYTTDSDVWSFGVLLWETFSMGMTPYASMTNQQTRDEVERGYRMPAPHGCPSEISRLMTSCWQYDPRNRPSFKKLQADLSAIYYRIT